The following DNA comes from Candidatus Baltobacteraceae bacterium.
GGTCTCTTTGGGTTTGGGATGCGCGAGCAACGATTCGAGCAGCGCCGCGGCGAGTTGGTCGCAGACGGGGTCGTCGATCTCTTCGACGCGTCCCTCGTCCGCCAGTGCGGCCTTGCGCGGATCGATCGGAATGCGCGCGAAGACCGGCGCATGCGCCAGCTCCGCGACGCGATCGGCGTACGAAGGCCCGAAGACCTCGTAGCGCTCGCCGGTATCCGGAGCCGTAAAGTACGACATGTTCTCGACGACGCCGAGAATCGGTTTCTTGAGCTGGTGCACCAGGTTCGCGGCTTTGCGCACGATCATCGTCGCCAGCGCCTGCGGCATCGTCACCAGCACGACGCCGTCGACCGAGAGCGATTGCAGAACCGTCAGCGGAGCGTCCGAGGTTCCCGGCGGCAGATCGATCAGCAGTACGTCGAGGTCGCTCCAGAGCACCTGTTCGTAGAACTGGCGGATCACGCCGGAGAGAATTGGTCCGCGCCAGATCATCGCAGTGTCTTCTTTGTCGGTGAGCAGATTCGAACTGACCACTTCGATCGCGCTGCGCGAAACGGCGGGCACCATCAACGGCTGCGGATTGCCTTGCGCCGTTTTCGGCGCGTTGGGATCAGCTTCGATCGCAAGCGGCGTGTGCAAACCGAAAAGTTTCGGAATCGACGGTCCGGTGATGTCGGCATCGAGAATGCCGACCGCGAGATGTTTGCGGCGTAGTCCGAGCGCGAGCAGCGCGGTGACGAGTGACTTTCCGACGCCGCCCTTGCCCGACATAACGGGTATGACGTGCGCGATCTTGGCGCGGCCGGTGAAGGCGCCGGGCGCGCGGCGCGCCGGCGTGCGATCTTCGTTTGAAATCAGCGGAACGAAACCC
Coding sequences within:
- a CDS encoding P-loop NTPase, producing MPHLEIQITPQSNIKELVAALPIAADVLSQFGLGCAGCGVSKYETVEQGAKAHGLRVEPIVAALTQARLSGFVPLISNEDRTPARRAPGAFTGRAKIAHVIPVMSGKGGVGKSLVTALLALGLRRKHLAVGILDADITGPSIPKLFGLHTPLAIEADPNAPKTAQGNPQPLMVPAVSRSAIEVVSSNLLTDKEDTAMIWRGPILSGVIRQFYEQVLWSDLDVLLIDLPPGTSDAPLTVLQSLSVDGVVLVTMPQALATMIVRKAANLVHQLKKPILGVVENMSYFTAPDTGERYEVFGPSYADRVAELAHAPVFARIPIDPRKAALADEGRVEEIDDPVCDQLAAALLESLLAHPKPKETISLV